In Streptomyces sp. NBC_00433, a single genomic region encodes these proteins:
- the iolD gene encoding 3D-(3,5/4)-trihydroxycyclohexane-1,2-dione acylhydrolase (decyclizing): MRLTVAQALIRFLSVQFTERDGVRHRTVAGMWGIFGHGNVAGVGQALLEAGPEAMPFHQGRNEQAMVHAAVGYARMTHRLSTLACTTSIGPGATNLVTGAALATVNRVPVLLLPGDVFATRPADPVLQQLEVPWAYDVSVNDTLRPVSRYFDRIWRPEMLPASLLQAMRVLTDPVDTGAVTLALPQDVQAEAHDWPDDLFRERVWHVRRPLPDAAALEEGAALLRSARRPLIVAGGGVRHSEAAPVLARFAAATGVPVAETQAGKGSLRWDHPQALGAIGHTGTAPADAAAREADVVLGVGTRWTDFTTASGSLFAPGARFVNLNAASFDGHKMAGLALVGDARAGLTALAAELTGFRAPQRTYAVDEWRARTDAVFGKGGGDGAWPPSQGEVIGALDAVLGDRDVLINAAGSMPGDLHKLWRSRDPEQYHVEYGYSCMGYEIPAAIGVRLAAPDREVFALVGDGTYLMLPTEIVTAVQEGIPVNLVIVQNHGYASIGGLSAQVGAEGFATAYRFPGAGGDFTGTPLPVDLAANAASLGLEVFTPGSAAELRTALAAARNSPRPTAVYVETDPSRPAPGAEAWWDVPVAEVSTRPSTRAARTTYEASRPARDARPRL; the protein is encoded by the coding sequence GTGAGGCTCACCGTCGCGCAGGCACTGATCCGCTTCCTGTCGGTGCAGTTCACCGAGCGGGACGGGGTGCGGCACCGCACGGTCGCCGGGATGTGGGGCATCTTCGGCCACGGCAATGTCGCCGGCGTCGGCCAGGCGCTGCTGGAGGCGGGCCCCGAGGCGATGCCCTTCCACCAGGGCCGCAACGAGCAGGCCATGGTGCATGCCGCGGTCGGCTACGCCCGTATGACGCACCGCCTGTCGACGCTGGCCTGCACCACCTCGATCGGCCCCGGCGCGACGAACCTGGTCACCGGCGCGGCCCTGGCCACCGTCAACCGCGTGCCGGTGCTGCTGCTCCCCGGCGACGTCTTCGCGACCAGGCCCGCCGACCCGGTGCTCCAGCAGCTCGAAGTGCCGTGGGCCTACGACGTGTCCGTCAACGACACGCTGCGCCCGGTGTCCCGCTACTTCGACCGGATCTGGCGGCCCGAGATGCTGCCGGCCTCGCTGCTCCAGGCGATGCGGGTGCTGACCGACCCGGTGGACACCGGTGCGGTCACGCTGGCGCTGCCGCAGGACGTGCAGGCCGAAGCCCACGACTGGCCCGACGACCTCTTCCGCGAGCGGGTCTGGCACGTACGGCGGCCGCTGCCGGACGCGGCGGCGCTGGAGGAGGGTGCCGCGCTGCTGCGGTCGGCCCGGCGCCCGCTGATCGTGGCGGGCGGCGGGGTGCGCCATTCCGAGGCGGCGCCCGTACTGGCGCGGTTCGCGGCCGCGACCGGCGTCCCGGTGGCGGAGACGCAGGCCGGGAAGGGCTCGCTGCGCTGGGACCACCCGCAGGCGCTGGGCGCGATCGGCCACACCGGTACGGCTCCGGCGGACGCGGCGGCGCGGGAGGCCGACGTGGTCCTCGGTGTCGGCACCCGCTGGACGGACTTCACGACGGCTTCCGGCTCGCTCTTCGCCCCGGGCGCGCGCTTCGTCAACCTCAACGCGGCCTCCTTCGACGGCCACAAGATGGCGGGCCTGGCCCTGGTGGGCGACGCGCGCGCCGGACTGACCGCGCTGGCCGCCGAGTTGACCGGCTTCCGCGCACCGCAGCGGACTTACGCGGTGGACGAGTGGCGGGCGCGTACGGACGCGGTCTTCGGCAAGGGCGGCGGCGACGGGGCTTGGCCGCCCTCGCAGGGCGAGGTGATCGGGGCGCTGGACGCGGTGCTCGGCGACCGTGACGTGCTGATCAATGCGGCCGGGTCGATGCCGGGCGACCTGCACAAGCTGTGGCGGTCCCGGGACCCGGAGCAATACCACGTCGAATACGGCTACTCCTGCATGGGTTACGAGATCCCCGCCGCCATCGGTGTACGGCTCGCGGCCCCCGACCGCGAGGTCTTCGCGCTGGTCGGCGACGGTACGTACCTGATGCTGCCGACCGAGATCGTCACGGCCGTGCAGGAGGGCATCCCGGTCAACCTGGTGATCGTCCAGAACCACGGCTACGCCTCGATCGGCGGCCTGTCGGCCCAGGTCGGCGCGGAGGGCTTCGCGACGGCCTACCGATTCCCGGGCGCGGGCGGCGACTTCACGGGTACGCCGCTCCCGGTCGACCTGGCGGCGAACGCGGCCAGCCTCGGCCTTGAGGTCTTCACCCCGGGCAGCGCGGCGGAATTGCGCACGGCGCTGGCCGCCGCCCGCAACTCCCCGCGCCCGACCGCGGTCTACGTCGAGACCGACCCGTCCCGCCCGGCCCCGGGCGCCGAGGCCTGGTGGGACGTCCCGGTCGCCGAGGTGTCCACCCGCCCGTCCACCCGCGCGGCCCGCACCACTTACGAGGCGTCCCGCCCGGCCCGGGACGCCCGCCCGAGGCTGTGA
- a CDS encoding serine/threonine protein kinase, with the protein MAAEVKQGQLVGGRYRLVVRLGADAMGEVWRAHDERLRIDVAVKRFLLSAADADSAEVRARAMRQARNAARLRDHAHVVAVHDVVHEDDVPWTVTRLVEGRSLREHLDAHGTLSVDRAADVARAVLKVLAAAYAADVVHRNISPAAVILASDGEVLLTDFGGATRNSDGALTSPGVLAGTPGFIAPERIGGAEAGGAGDLFSLGVTLYLALEGELPFRPDVLTSVVHDEAAPPRRSGRLTALITQLLRKDPDLRPTPVQALALVDAPRDAVPAAQDAAPEPPRVAWASDPHAVEGHTDWVRAVAFSPDGTTLASAGDDKTVRLWAVTPGQTVSTTLHDHKGWIRALAFGPDGTVLASGGDDKVIRLWDITAGRPVATKLTGHTGAVRTLAFSPDGTTLASAGDDTSVRLWDVASGGCTAELTGHTRCVHSLAFSPDGMTLATGGNNKDVRLWDVASGEKVAGWPGGGGRIHAVAFSPDGRVVAAATGKSGVRMWEAATGASIPAWPGLGGRIRSLAFSPDGTRLATGNTRRTVTLWDVATATTTATWRGTSGQAYSVVFRPDGTMLASGDARYVRLWRVPR; encoded by the coding sequence GTGGCGGCAGAGGTGAAGCAGGGGCAACTGGTCGGCGGGCGCTACCGGCTGGTCGTGAGGCTGGGTGCGGACGCGATGGGCGAGGTGTGGCGGGCGCACGACGAGCGCCTGCGGATCGACGTGGCGGTCAAGCGCTTCCTGCTGTCCGCCGCGGACGCCGACAGCGCGGAGGTGCGGGCCCGCGCGATGCGGCAGGCCCGCAATGCCGCGCGGCTGCGCGACCACGCCCACGTCGTCGCCGTCCACGACGTCGTCCACGAGGACGACGTGCCCTGGACGGTCACGCGACTGGTCGAGGGGCGCTCGCTGCGGGAGCACCTCGACGCGCACGGGACGCTGTCCGTGGACCGGGCGGCGGACGTGGCCAGGGCCGTGCTCAAGGTCCTCGCCGCCGCCTACGCGGCCGACGTGGTGCACCGCAACATCTCACCGGCGGCCGTCATCCTCGCGAGCGACGGCGAGGTGCTGCTCACGGACTTCGGGGGCGCCACGCGGAATTCCGACGGCGCCCTGACGTCCCCGGGCGTGCTCGCCGGGACCCCGGGCTTCATCGCACCGGAGCGGATCGGCGGGGCCGAGGCGGGCGGTGCGGGCGACCTCTTCTCGCTGGGCGTGACCCTCTACCTGGCGCTGGAAGGTGAACTGCCCTTCCGGCCGGACGTCCTGACCTCGGTGGTCCACGACGAGGCCGCGCCGCCCAGGCGTTCGGGGCGGCTCACCGCGCTGATCACCCAACTGCTGCGGAAGGACCCGGATCTGCGCCCGACCCCGGTCCAGGCGCTGGCCCTGGTCGACGCCCCGCGCGACGCGGTACCGGCGGCGCAGGATGCCGCGCCCGAACCGCCCCGGGTCGCCTGGGCGTCCGACCCGCACGCCGTGGAGGGGCACACCGACTGGGTCAGGGCGGTGGCCTTCAGCCCGGACGGCACGACGCTCGCCAGCGCGGGCGACGACAAGACCGTACGGCTGTGGGCGGTCACTCCGGGCCAGACCGTCAGCACCACGCTGCACGACCACAAGGGCTGGATCCGCGCGCTGGCGTTCGGCCCGGACGGCACCGTGCTCGCCAGCGGCGGCGACGACAAGGTGATCCGGCTGTGGGACATCACCGCGGGGCGTCCCGTCGCGACGAAGCTCACCGGCCACACCGGTGCGGTCCGTACGCTGGCCTTCAGCCCGGACGGCACGACGCTCGCCAGCGCGGGCGACGACACGTCCGTGCGGCTTTGGGACGTCGCCTCGGGCGGCTGCACCGCCGAGCTGACCGGCCACACGCGCTGCGTCCACTCGCTGGCGTTCAGCCCGGACGGCATGACGCTGGCCACCGGCGGCAACAACAAGGACGTCCGCCTGTGGGACGTCGCCTCGGGTGAGAAGGTCGCCGGCTGGCCCGGCGGCGGCGGCCGGATCCACGCGGTGGCTTTCAGCCCGGACGGCAGGGTGGTGGCTGCCGCCACCGGGAAATCCGGCGTCCGGATGTGGGAGGCCGCCACGGGCGCGTCGATCCCGGCCTGGCCCGGCCTCGGCGGCCGGATCAGATCCCTGGCTTTCAGCCCGGACGGCACGAGGCTGGCCACCGGCAACACGAGGCGTACGGTGACGCTCTGGGACGTCGCCACCGCGACCACGACGGCCACGTGGCGCGGCACATCCGGCCAGGCCTACTCGGTCGTCTTCCGCCCGGACGGCACGATGCTTGCCAGCGGCGACGCGCGCTACGTCCGCCTCTGGCGCGTCCCGCGCTGA
- a CDS encoding helix-turn-helix transcriptional regulator — translation MSRSQDPDVPLSPSEFYGQEIQRRRELMGLTQAKLGELIVMSPQMIAHFEAGRRKPRIDDARRLDQALDTDGFFVRMRRTLEDARFAHHFAAVRELERLATVIHCYGGALVSGLLQTEDYATAVLRAGLPNPVAGNVEQRVAGRLERAQILEDPDTPVLWFIMDEHALRRCVGGPAVMARQLRHIASVVRRGRIRFHVLPFSAGAHALLESMVTLMWFTDAPPLAYVEGLYMGRLLDDPAVVEACQASFSLALSESLSAAQSLALIEEVAEEYERHGVPAERRPLA, via the coding sequence GTGAGTCGTAGCCAGGATCCCGATGTCCCGCTGAGCCCTAGCGAGTTCTACGGCCAGGAGATCCAGCGCCGTCGCGAACTGATGGGCCTGACGCAGGCCAAGCTCGGCGAGCTGATCGTGATGTCGCCACAGATGATCGCGCACTTCGAGGCCGGCCGCCGCAAGCCGCGTATTGACGACGCGAGGCGCCTTGACCAGGCCCTGGACACAGACGGCTTCTTCGTGCGGATGCGCCGAACGCTGGAGGACGCGCGGTTCGCCCACCATTTCGCCGCCGTAAGGGAGTTGGAACGACTGGCGACGGTCATCCACTGCTACGGGGGAGCGCTGGTGTCCGGCCTGCTCCAGACCGAGGACTACGCGACGGCGGTGCTGCGCGCGGGCCTGCCGAACCCTGTTGCGGGCAATGTGGAACAACGGGTGGCAGGTCGCCTGGAGCGGGCCCAGATCCTGGAAGACCCCGACACGCCGGTCTTGTGGTTCATTATGGACGAGCACGCACTACGCCGTTGCGTTGGTGGGCCCGCAGTCATGGCCAGGCAGTTGCGCCACATCGCCTCCGTCGTGCGCAGGGGCCGTATTCGATTCCATGTCCTCCCGTTCTCAGCAGGTGCACACGCGCTGTTGGAGAGCATGGTCACCCTCATGTGGTTCACCGACGCGCCTCCTCTCGCATACGTTGAAGGCCTGTACATGGGACGCCTGCTGGACGATCCAGCGGTGGTCGAAGCCTGTCAGGCGTCCTTCAGCTTGGCTTTGAGTGAGTCGCTGTCAGCAGCACAGTCGCTGGCCCTGATCGAGGAAGTGGCGGAAGAATATGAACGACATGGAGTTCCAGCTGAGCGGCGCCCACTGGCGTAA
- a CDS encoding cysteine hydrolase, with the protein MTTLENRPNTALLVIDVQNGVMDQSHDRDAVVANIATLVDKARGGGVPVVWVQHNSDELVTGTDSWKYVPELVRAEAEALVQKAYGDSFEATDLESVLAGHGVGRVVVAGAQTDACIRSTLHGAFTRGYDVTLVEDAHTTEDLTPYGAPPPAQVISHTNLYWRFQGAPGRKAGTVSTDAVDFGPADKPQD; encoded by the coding sequence ATGACCACGCTGGAGAATCGACCGAATACGGCCCTGCTGGTGATCGACGTGCAGAACGGCGTCATGGACCAGTCACACGACCGGGACGCCGTCGTGGCCAACATCGCCACCCTCGTGGACAAGGCACGGGGCGGGGGCGTGCCGGTCGTATGGGTCCAGCACAACAGCGACGAGCTGGTCACCGGCACGGACAGCTGGAAATACGTGCCCGAGCTGGTGCGGGCGGAGGCCGAGGCGCTGGTGCAGAAGGCCTACGGCGACTCCTTCGAGGCGACCGACCTGGAGTCCGTCCTCGCCGGGCACGGCGTCGGCCGGGTGGTCGTCGCCGGTGCCCAGACCGACGCGTGCATCCGGTCGACGCTGCACGGCGCGTTCACCCGCGGCTACGACGTGACGCTGGTCGAGGACGCCCACACGACCGAGGACCTGACGCCCTACGGCGCCCCGCCGCCGGCCCAGGTCATCTCGCACACCAACCTCTACTGGCGCTTCCAGGGCGCCCCCGGCCGCAAGGCGGGCACGGTCAGCACGGACGCCGTGGACTTCGGCCCGGCGGACAAGCCGCAGGACTGA
- a CDS encoding SDR family oxidoreductase, translated as MTPKIALITGANKGIGFETARQLAALGVTVLVGARDEARGQEAEDSLRKDGADARFVQLDVTDGESIGRAAAWIEAEYGRLDILVNNAGTSTLSRRGASPSETSLDDMRAVYEVNVFGVVAVTNAMLPLLRRAEAARIVNVSSQVGSISSQDTGGPLGRMPASAQYPSSKTAVNMLTAMYAKELRDTPIKVNAANPGFTATDFNDHRGPRSAAQGAEPSVHLATLPDDGPSGILWGHVQPAEGESDIGYGTLPW; from the coding sequence ATGACGCCGAAGATCGCCCTGATCACCGGGGCCAACAAGGGAATCGGGTTCGAGACGGCCCGGCAGCTGGCCGCACTGGGCGTGACCGTCCTGGTCGGTGCGCGGGACGAGGCGCGCGGCCAGGAGGCCGAGGACTCGCTGCGCAAGGACGGAGCCGACGCCCGTTTCGTCCAACTGGACGTGACCGACGGAGAGTCCATCGGCCGGGCGGCGGCGTGGATCGAGGCGGAGTACGGCCGCCTGGACATTCTGGTCAACAACGCGGGCACGTCCACGCTCTCGCGCCGCGGGGCCTCGCCGAGCGAGACGTCGCTCGATGACATGCGGGCGGTCTACGAGGTCAACGTCTTCGGAGTGGTCGCGGTGACCAACGCGATGCTTCCGCTGCTGCGCCGCGCCGAGGCCGCGCGGATCGTCAACGTCTCCAGTCAGGTCGGCTCGATCTCCTCGCAGGATACGGGCGGTCCGCTCGGCCGGATGCCGGCCTCGGCGCAATACCCGTCGTCCAAGACGGCGGTCAACATGCTCACCGCCATGTACGCGAAGGAACTGCGGGACACCCCGATCAAGGTCAACGCCGCCAATCCCGGCTTCACCGCCACGGACTTCAACGACCACCGGGGCCCGCGCTCGGCAGCCCAGGGAGCCGAGCCCAGCGTGCACCTCGCCACCCTCCCCGACGACGGGCCGTCCGGAATCCTGTGGGGCCACGTCCAGCCCGCGGAAGGCGAGAGTGACATCGGCTACGGCACGCTCCCCTGGTGA
- a CDS encoding peptide deformylase, with protein sequence MGTEVREVRVQGERVASHPDLPPEAVRGAVRRITVVGEEVLSRPCEDVTRFGTPELSRLVDDMFATNAAAEGAAIAANQVGVPLRLFVWDMADEWGVRHVGHIANPVLDHLPAVRRRLAEEPEGCLSVPGPHRVLARPDLAVVRGQDMHGGPLVIKGRGYFARCLQHETDHLYGRLYVDRLSARERRAVLREMAAAQPDVLARRAARAAALGKSTDQGPDAALGKSTDQRPDELPDSLA encoded by the coding sequence ATGGGTACGGAAGTACGCGAAGTGCGGGTGCAGGGCGAGCGGGTCGCGTCCCATCCGGACCTGCCGCCGGAGGCCGTACGCGGCGCGGTACGCCGGATCACCGTCGTCGGCGAGGAGGTGCTGAGCCGGCCTTGCGAGGACGTGACGCGGTTCGGCACACCCGAACTGTCCCGGCTCGTGGACGACATGTTCGCCACCAACGCGGCCGCCGAGGGCGCGGCCATCGCCGCCAACCAGGTCGGCGTCCCGCTGCGGCTCTTCGTCTGGGACATGGCCGACGAGTGGGGAGTGCGGCACGTCGGCCACATCGCCAACCCGGTGCTCGACCACCTCCCGGCCGTGCGCCGCCGTCTCGCGGAGGAGCCCGAGGGCTGCCTGTCGGTGCCGGGCCCCCACCGGGTGCTGGCCAGGCCCGACCTGGCGGTCGTCCGCGGCCAGGACATGCACGGCGGGCCCCTGGTGATCAAGGGCCGCGGCTACTTCGCGCGCTGCCTCCAGCACGAGACGGACCACCTGTACGGCCGCCTGTACGTCGACCGGCTGTCCGCCCGCGAACGGCGGGCCGTGCTGCGGGAGATGGCCGCCGCCCAACCCGACGTGCTGGCCCGCCGGGCCGCCCGCGCGGCGGCCCTGGGCAAGTCAACCGACCAGGGCCCAGACGCGGCCCTGGGCAAGTCAACCGACCAGCGCCCAGACGAGCTTCCCGACTCCCTGGCGTGA
- a CDS encoding DUF397 domain-containing protein, which yields MTWRKSSYSGGDNGDCVEVADGVAGFTPVRDSKDPQGPALVFHASAWAEFLADVKAGRFQA from the coding sequence ATGACCTGGCGCAAGTCGAGTTACAGCGGCGGGGACAACGGCGACTGCGTCGAGGTTGCGGACGGCGTAGCGGGGTTCACGCCCGTGCGTGACAGCAAGGACCCCCAGGGCCCGGCCCTGGTCTTCCATGCCTCGGCCTGGGCCGAATTCCTCGCCGACGTGAAAGCGGGCCGCTTCCAGGCCTGA
- a CDS encoding helix-turn-helix domain-containing protein yields the protein MSDDPQDRTAARPDRARRDLPDHPIRIALLDLLAEAGTVTSTQAAARLGHSSGLCSFHLRQLARHGLIEEAPHSPGRGGPRPWRLRWESATAVPDGFTALTRDLEDAAYRRRLAGLEQAPPQWRQDDSFSAVVHLTPAETAEVAAAVHRLLARFRDRDDRPAARPAGAVPVAVVARLFPLPPDTSGPATT from the coding sequence ATGAGCGACGACCCGCAGGACCGGACCGCGGCCCGACCGGACCGCGCCCGGCGCGACCTGCCGGACCACCCGATACGGATCGCGCTGCTCGACCTGCTCGCCGAGGCCGGCACGGTCACCTCCACACAGGCCGCCGCCCGGCTCGGGCACAGCTCCGGGCTGTGCTCCTTCCACTTGCGGCAGCTCGCCCGGCACGGGCTGATCGAGGAGGCGCCGCACTCCCCCGGGCGCGGCGGCCCGCGGCCCTGGCGGCTGCGCTGGGAGTCCGCCACCGCCGTGCCCGACGGCTTCACCGCGCTGACCCGCGACCTGGAGGACGCGGCCTACCGGCGGCGGCTCGCCGGACTGGAGCAGGCGCCACCGCAGTGGCGGCAGGACGACTCCTTCAGCGCGGTCGTGCACCTCACCCCGGCCGAGACCGCGGAAGTGGCCGCCGCCGTCCACCGCCTGCTGGCCCGCTTCCGCGACCGCGACGACCGCCCCGCCGCGCGCCCGGCCGGCGCCGTACCCGTCGCCGTGGTGGCGCGGCTCTTCCCGCTGCCCCCGGACACGTCCGGTCCCGCCACCACGTAG
- a CDS encoding arylamine N-acetyltransferase: MDSTQADAYLRRIGAARPTTADAEALRTLQRRHLLAVPFENLSIHLGQDIVLTEAALFEKVVGAGRGGFCYELNGLFGALLRSLGFGVDLLAARVFGDGEHLGPPYDHLALRVTTADGGGPWLADVGFGRHSHYPLDYGSRAEQHEPGGVFRIAEAPDGDLDVTHDGAPAYRLEQRPRALGDFEATCWWQRTSSTSHFRQSLVCSRQTGTGRVTLSGRKLVLTEDEGGRVERELGDGEVLAAYREHFGIALDREPVVAPL; this comes from the coding sequence ATGGACTCCACCCAGGCCGACGCCTACCTCCGCCGTATCGGCGCCGCCCGCCCGACCACCGCCGACGCGGAAGCCCTGCGTACGCTCCAGCGGCGGCACCTGCTGGCCGTGCCGTTCGAGAACCTGTCGATCCACCTCGGGCAGGACATCGTCCTGACGGAGGCGGCGCTCTTCGAGAAGGTCGTCGGCGCCGGGCGCGGCGGCTTCTGCTACGAACTCAACGGCCTCTTCGGCGCGTTGCTCCGCTCGCTCGGCTTCGGGGTGGACCTGCTGGCGGCGCGGGTCTTCGGCGACGGCGAGCACCTCGGGCCGCCGTACGACCACCTGGCGCTGCGGGTCACGACGGCGGACGGCGGCGGGCCGTGGCTGGCGGACGTCGGTTTCGGGCGGCACAGCCACTACCCGCTCGACTACGGCAGCCGGGCCGAGCAGCACGAGCCCGGCGGTGTCTTCCGTATCGCCGAGGCGCCGGACGGCGACCTGGACGTCACGCACGACGGCGCCCCGGCCTACCGGCTGGAGCAGCGCCCGCGCGCGCTGGGCGACTTCGAGGCGACCTGCTGGTGGCAGCGCACCTCGTCGACCTCGCACTTCCGGCAGTCGCTGGTCTGCTCCCGGCAGACCGGGACCGGGCGGGTGACCCTCAGCGGGCGCAAGCTGGTGCTGACCGAGGACGAAGGCGGCCGGGTGGAGCGGGAGTTGGGCGACGGCGAGGTCCTGGCCGCCTACCGCGAGCACTTCGGTATCGCGCTCGACCGCGAACCCGTCGTCGCCCCGCTGTGA
- a CDS encoding ATP-binding protein — protein sequence MEQPTTDRQVTLDTRPDPVVARWPLSGRSVARARRELRGTLSTWGLDHLADPAELVLSELLTNAVRHARTPAGRLVETRYERMPEGIRIEVHDANDRLPQMRRPADDDEGGRGLALVDVLTGRRWGVSSRQGVGKLVWALVG from the coding sequence ATGGAACAGCCCACGACCGACCGTCAGGTCACCCTCGACACCCGCCCCGACCCCGTCGTGGCCCGGTGGCCGCTCAGTGGGCGGTCGGTCGCGCGGGCGCGGCGCGAGTTGCGGGGCACGCTCAGCACGTGGGGGCTTGACCACCTCGCCGACCCGGCGGAGCTGGTCCTCTCGGAGCTGCTCACGAACGCCGTCCGGCACGCCCGCACGCCCGCGGGGCGCCTGGTCGAGACGCGCTACGAGCGGATGCCCGAGGGCATCCGCATCGAGGTGCACGACGCCAACGACCGGTTGCCGCAGATGCGGCGGCCCGCGGACGACGACGAAGGCGGCCGCGGGCTCGCGCTGGTCGATGTGCTCACCGGGCGCCGGTGGGGCGTCAGTTCACGCCAGGGAGTCGGGAAGCTCGTCTGGGCGCTGGTCGGTTGA
- a CDS encoding DUF397 domain-containing protein — MEFQLSGAHWRKSSYSGPSAGDCVEVADGVTGFTPVRDSKDPQGPALVFPAAAWAAFLSDVKAGRFQV, encoded by the coding sequence ATGGAGTTCCAGCTGAGCGGCGCCCACTGGCGTAAGTCCAGCTACAGCGGCCCCAGCGCAGGCGACTGCGTCGAGGTCGCGGACGGCGTAACGGGATTCACGCCCGTGCGTGACAGCAAGGACCCCCAGGGCCCGGCCCTGGTTTTCCCGGCTGCGGCTTGGGCAGCCTTTCTCTCCGACGTGAAGGCGGGCCGCTTTCAGGTCTGA
- the aroA gene encoding 3-phosphoshikimate 1-carboxyvinyltransferase: protein MLEAVVLVRVPGSKSVTARALFLAAAADGESVLRRPLLSDDTDGFAQALATLGYDVHRAADEWRITGRPEGPSRPTAEVDCRDAGTAARFLPALASAAKSGTFRFDASPQMRRRPVAPLTDALRGLGVDLVHDGAEGHLPLTVRAAGMKGGDVVLDASLSSQFLTALLMTGPLTAEGLRIKVTGIVSVPYVEITLAMMRGFGVEVAREGDTFVVPPGGYRATDYVIEPDASAASYVFAAAALAGRTATVPGLGKGALQGDLQFVEVLRAMGADVEIGPDATTVTGTGRLAGVTVNMRDISDTMPTLAAIAPFADGPVRIEDVYNTRVKECDRLDACAENLRAQGVAVETGRDWIEIQPGTPAPVEIACRGDHRMAMSFAVAGLRTPGTTFDDPDCVKKTFPGFHDFFAGLRAAWDV, encoded by the coding sequence ATGCTGGAGGCAGTCGTGCTGGTCCGCGTACCCGGTTCGAAATCCGTGACGGCCCGCGCCCTGTTCCTGGCGGCCGCGGCGGACGGGGAGAGCGTCCTGCGCCGGCCCCTGCTCTCGGACGACACGGACGGCTTCGCGCAGGCCCTCGCGACCCTCGGCTACGACGTGCACCGCGCAGCGGACGAGTGGCGGATCACAGGCCGCCCGGAAGGCCCGTCCAGGCCCACGGCCGAGGTGGACTGCCGGGACGCCGGCACCGCGGCCCGTTTCCTCCCGGCCCTGGCGTCGGCCGCGAAGAGCGGAACGTTCCGCTTCGACGCCTCACCCCAGATGCGCCGCAGGCCCGTCGCCCCGCTCACGGACGCGCTCCGCGGGCTGGGCGTGGACCTGGTGCACGACGGGGCCGAGGGCCACCTCCCGCTGACCGTGCGGGCGGCCGGGATGAAGGGCGGCGACGTGGTGCTCGACGCGAGCCTGTCCTCGCAGTTCCTCACCGCGCTGCTGATGACCGGGCCGCTGACCGCGGAGGGCCTGCGTATCAAGGTGACCGGCATCGTCTCGGTGCCGTATGTCGAGATCACCCTCGCGATGATGCGCGGCTTCGGCGTGGAGGTGGCCCGCGAGGGCGACACGTTCGTCGTGCCGCCCGGCGGCTACCGGGCGACGGACTACGTCATCGAGCCGGACGCCTCCGCGGCCAGCTACGTCTTCGCCGCCGCGGCCCTGGCGGGCAGGACCGCCACCGTCCCGGGCCTGGGCAAGGGCGCACTCCAGGGCGACCTCCAATTCGTCGAGGTGCTGCGCGCCATGGGCGCCGACGTGGAGATCGGGCCCGACGCCACGACGGTGACCGGCACCGGCCGCCTGGCCGGTGTGACGGTCAACATGCGGGACATCTCCGACACGATGCCCACCCTCGCGGCGATCGCGCCGTTCGCGGACGGCCCGGTGCGGATCGAGGACGTCTACAACACGCGCGTCAAGGAGTGCGACCGGCTGGACGCCTGCGCGGAGAATCTGCGGGCGCAGGGCGTCGCGGTCGAGACCGGCCGGGACTGGATCGAGATCCAGCCGGGCACACCGGCCCCGGTGGAGATCGCCTGCCGCGGCGACCACCGGATGGCGATGAGCTTCGCGGTGGCGGGCCTGCGGACGCCGGGCACGACCTTCGACGACCCGGACTGCGTGAAGAAGACCTTCCCGGGCTTCCACGACTTCTTCGCGGGGCTGCGCGCGGCCTGGGATGTCTGA